DNA from Massilia antarctica:
CTTCCTGCAACTGGATGCGGGCCGGTTCCATGCAGTCGAGCACGCTCTGCAATTGCGCATCCACGGCCACCAGCTTGCCCAGCTTCTGGTTGAGCGACGACAGTTGGGACAGGATCGGATGGTCCGATTCGGAAATGGCGGCCAGCGCTTCCTGCGCCCCTTCGAGCAGGCTGGCAGCATGCGACAGCCGGCTGTGCTCGTTGGTGATCTCGCTCCATTCGCCCGGTTTCACGGCCAGCTTCTTCAGCTCGGCCACCTGCCATTCGAGGCGCTCGCGCTCGATCAGCACATTCTTGGCATTGGTTTCGAATTCCTCGCGCTGGCGCGCCAGCGCACGCCAGGCCTTGTAGGCGGCGGCCACGGTGCGGGCGTCTGCGCCGGCCCCGGCATCCTTGAAGGCAGCCTGGTTGTCGAGCAGCGCGCGCTGGGCCTCGCTTTTGAGCAGCGACTGGTGCGCGTGCTGGCCGTGGATATCGACCAGCATGTCGCCCAGGTCGCGCAGCTGGGCGGCGGTGGCGGCGATGCCGTTGATGAAGGCCTTGGAGCGGCCGGCATTGTCGATTACGCGGCGCAGCAGCGCCCCGCCCTCCTCGACGGCGAATTCGTTCTGTTCCAGCCAATCACGCGCTGGGGCCACCTCGCTGACTGAAAAATCGGCCGTGATGTCGGCCTTGGCGGCGCCTTCGCGCACCACGCTGGCGTCGCCGCGCCCGCCCAGCGCCAGTTGCAGCGCATCGATCAGGATCGACTTGCCGGCCCCGGTCTCGCCGGTAAAGACGGAAAAACCGCTGGAAAACTCCAGCTCGATGGTATCGACAATGACGAAATCACGGATGGTAAGGGTACGCAGCATGAAGATGTGTCAGTCCAGTATTCAAACGGGGAATGGCGTGCGGGACAGCGCTGTTAGCGCAGCTTGCCCTCGCCCGACGGATATTCGTTCCAGTGCAATTTTTCGCGCAGGGTGTCGTAATAGCTCCAGCCTTCCGGATGCAGGAAGGTGATGTGGTTGGGCGAGCGCGAGATGACGATCTGGTCGCCATGCGCGAGGCTGGCGAAGGTTTGCATGTCGAAATTGACGCTGGTGTCGCGCCCGCCGACGATCTCGATCACGATTTCGCTGCTGTCGGGCACCACGATCGGCCGGTTCGACAGCGCGTGCGGGGCGATCGGCACCAGCACGATGCCGCCCAGGCTGGGATGGAGCAGCGGCCCGCCGGCCGAGAGCGCATAGGCGGTCGAGCCGGTCGGAGTCGCGATGATCAGGCCGTCGGAGCGCTGGTTGTACATGAAATTGCCGTCCACGGCCACTTTCAGCTCGACCATGCCGGCGCCGGCGCCGCGCGCCACCACCACATCGTTGACCGCCAGCCCGCAGGCGATCATGGCGCCGCCGCGCAGCACCCGCCCTTCGAGCAGGGTGCGCTTTTCGGCGCGCGCCTTGCCGCCCAGGATGTCGCCCAGCACCGGGATCATGCGCTCGACGGGAATGTCGGTCATGAAGCCCAGGCGCCCCAGGTTGATGCCGATCAGCGGCACGTCGAAGGGCGCGAGCTGGCGCGCGATGCCGAGCATGGTGCCGTCGCCGCCCATGACGATGACGGCGCAGGCCACCGCGCCGATGCCGCTCACGCTCATCGCCTCGACCTCGGCCAGGCCGAGATGGGCCGCCGTTTCGCTCTCGAACAGCACGCGGTAGCCGGCGCCGCGCAGGAAGGCAATCAGGCGGGCGACCGGCTCGCCGATGCCGTCCGTGTTGTGCCGCACGACGAGCGCGATGGTTTTTTGCGGTTCTTGCGTAGCTGGCATGGACTTCTCGGCGGTTGAGGGGCGACACGCAGGAGATTACCCCATAATGCCTGCTTCTGCTATACGGCGGCCGTTGGCGGCAGTACTGTATGCATCCACAGTGGCGCAGTATAAGTGCGACTGCCCGCGCGGGCAAGTCGCAATCCGCCGTGCCGGCGCTTATTGCGCAATCGTGCGCCGGCCGGTACGCATGTTCTCCGCCGGAATCTCGGATTCGATGATATAGGCTGGATACATCTGGATCGCGTCCGGCACAGTAAGGCTGGTATCCCGGTAGACAAGATCTTCCGCCGCAAGTTCACCATCCTCATTCAGGCTCAGGCGGAACTCCCGGTCCTGAACGGTGGAATGCAAGGGCGTATCATTGGCATAGGAAGTCGCAACAGTGTCGCTCGCTCGTCCCAAATGAGGCATATCTTGGCCTTGCGCCCGCATTTTATTCCCGGTCGCTTCTGGATAGTTAATGTTGTGCTGGGTCATTTCCAGATTCCCCCGCGTCCTGCGCGCCCTATCGCCCACCTGGTGCGTGCGTCCCGCAAACACGCGCGCGACCAGCACGTAATGCTTGTACGTGGCGGGCTCGCCGTTGACGCCGGCAATCTTTTCAGGCGGAGCGTACGCAAGGGCCTTGGCAAATTGATCGGTGAACGCGGTCCCATAGCCGGTTTTTCCATACCCTTTTATGAAGGTATAGTTGACGAACTCCGGATCGAATCCGCTTTTACTGATGTTGTAGACGTTGGCTTTTGAGGTGCCGTGAAAAAGATAGTATTCGCCGGCGCCGCCGGCTGTCATCCTGTCAATCAATGCGTCCTCGCCCTTGCCCCGGATCGTTTGCGACGCGCTCCAATTGGCTTGCGCTGCGCCGAACTGACGGTCTTGCTGTTGATGCACGGTGTTTTGCCGGTAAGCAGCCCATGTGGGCGCATTGCGGTTGATGAAAATATTCGTGACCTGCGCGCCGGTGATGGCGATCATCTCGGCATCGTTAAAATTCTTGCCGGCATACGATTCCAGCCAGGCCCGCCCGTTTCTTGCGCGTTCGCCACCCACCTTCGCGTCCCTCAGCTCATGATCCTTGGCCAGAGTGCCCGGCATGGCGGCGGCATTCATATCGAGAAACCTTTGGGCCTCGATAAAAAATGCACTGTTGTGCGCGGCGCGGTCCAGGCCGAGGTCGCCGTTGGGATCGATGATGCCGTAGGCATTGCCAGCAATATTGTCCAAATCGACCGCCGTCAGGCCAAGATCGGCCAGCGGCATTTGTTCTGTCAGCGGATTCCGCGTTTTTTCGGCCCAGGCCTTGATTGCCCTCGGTGCCGCATCGCGGCGGTTCGCGACCCGCGGCGGCAAGTGACCGCCCTGTGCGGCCTGTTGCAGATAGCCGAGCACTTGCAACGCAACCGAGCCGGCAGGAGCGGCAGCCTGCAAGACGGCGCTGCCGGCGGAATCGGTCTCGATATGTTCGTAGACCACCCAGCCCCGCCGCCACTGCGCGGGATTGCCATGAACGGTACCGGTAGCGTCGGCAACCGCTGCACAAAAGACATGGTCTTTCATGACAGTCCTCAGCCCCTTGTTGAAATTGTCTCGCAAGTTGCCCTGATAGACGATGACGCTCCCTGGTGCAAGGGTGGCGATCTCCCCGGTCTTATTGTTTCTTAGTGTGCTCGCGCCAACGATGCGTCCGAGATACAGGGTGTTCACCTGTTGCATGAACCCGTTCGCCAGGGCGGCCCGTTCCTCGTTGGTTCCCAATTGAATGACACCACCGGCCTGGAACCTGCCCTGCAGCGGCGCATGGCTGCGTTCCACCAAGGGAAGCGAACGGGCTTTTTCGCCCATCACGTCTGCCTCTTTCTCCAAGGCACGATCGGTATTGACCGGGCCTGCGCCCTTCATCTGCGAATTTGCTGGTACCCGTCCTTGCTTCTGCTGTACCACGTGCCATGCCTCATGGGGAAGATAGGCTTCCTGTCCCGGCGCCACATGGATTTCCGTGCCTTGGGCAAATGCATGCGCTTGCAGGGTTCCGGGGCGCTCCGAGTTGTAATGGACCTTGACATCGTCCATGGCGTAGCCGGACAGGTCTTCCATGCCTGATTGCAATTTCTCAGGCAGCCCGTTGCGGTTCCGTTTTGCCAGGATGGCCGGATGCTTTTCTTCATCCTTCATATGCCCACTCGGCTGGAAAGACCGCAATTGCCCGACCCGAGCGCTGTTATTGGCCAGATCCTGCAATGTTCGATGCACGCCCGCTTGAGCACGGTTATCCATAAACTGCAACGCCGGCGCGCTGGCGCCGGTTTGTTGAGTAGCGCCCCTGTTCATCGGCCGCATGTGATTTTCCGGCGTCTTGTCAGCGTGAATGGTCATATCGTGAATCCCTATTTCATCAATTGTTGAAATATTGCATTCATTAAAAATTGCCCAAAGTTAAGCCAATTTTCGTCCTTATGTCACGGCGGTCTCCAGTATGCGGCATCAGGCCGGCCGCATCAAAATTTCCCAGCTACGCAATCGCTCTTGCGTCCAGGCCTGCGCGAGGACGCGTGCGCGTGGCGCTCAATTGAACGGCCACCTTCCCCTCGAAGCGATACCATTTGCACAATGAGTCATCCACAGGGAGCTGCACCATGGTTACCGAAACACAAGACCGTAAAATCAACACCGACGCCAAGATCCATGACGACGACGTCAAGCGCCTGCCGCACGAGCGCGACGAGTCGCCCGACGGCCACGACAAGGAACCGCGCGGCGTCATGAAACAGGCGGCCGACGACCTGGCCCAGGGCCTGGTCGATACCGACATGCACGGCATGCGCGGCGTCGAAGAAGTCGCGCCCGCCGGCGGTTCGGGCCAGGCCCGGCCCAAGGCGGACGCCGGCAGTGGCATGCGCCATCACGAGCCGTCGAACCAGGCCAAGGGCAAGGACAAAGAATGAAACGCTCGCGTCTGATGGTGGCGCTCGGCCTGGCCGCTGCCGCGCTCGCTGCGCACGGGCAGACCATGCCGTCCGGCTTCGGCCCGAATCCGGCGCTGCCGGCGCCCTCGCGCTCGCTGCTGCCGACCATGAACATCGCCCCGGCCGATCCCTGGCCCAAGGGGACCAAACCGGCGGTGGCCCAGGGCTTGGCGGTGGCGGCCTACGCCAGCGGGTTGGAGCATCCACGCTGGCTGTACGTACTGCCCAATGGCGACGTGCTGGTGGCGGAAACCAACGCGCCGCCCAAGCCCGACGAAGGCTTCAGCCTGCGCGGCATGGTGATGAAGCATGAAATGAAAAAGGCCGGCGCGGCCGTGCCGTCCGCCAACCGGATTACCCTGCTGCGCGGGACCGGGCCGACTGGCGAGGCGGCCAGCCGCTCGGTGTTTCTCGACGGCCTGTTCTCGCCGTTCGGCATGGCGTTGGTGGGCAACGACCTGTATGTCGCCAATGCCGACGCGCTGCTGCGCTTTCCGTACCAGGAAGGGCAGACCCGGATCGCTGCGAAAGGTGTCAAGGTGCTGGACTTGCCGGCCGGGATCAATCATCACTGGACCAAGAACCTCGTGGCCAGTCCCGACGGCACCCGTTTGTATATCTCGGTCGGCTCGAACAGCAACGCCGGCGAAAACGGACTGGACAAGGAAGAAGGCCGCGCCGCGATCTGGGAATTCAACCCGGCCGATGGCAAGTCGCGCCTGTTCGCCACGGGCTTGCGCAATCCGGTCGGCATGGGCTTCCAGCCGGAAAGCGGGGCGCTATGGACCAGCGTGAACGAACGCGACGAGCTGGGCAACGACCTCGTGCCCGACTACATGACCTCGGTGAAGGATGGCGGCTTTTACGGCTGGCCGTACAGCTACTTCGGCCAGAATGTCGATGCGCGGGTGGAACCGCCGCGGCCCGACCTGGTGGCCAGGGCGCTCACACCAGATTACGCGCTGGGCGCGCATACGGCCTCGCTCGGCCTGGCGTTCTATAACGCCGACCTGATGCCCGCCTTTAAGAATGGCGCGCTGATCGGCCAGCACGGTTCGTGGAACCGCAAGCCGTTTGCCGGCTACAAGCTGATCTACGTGCCGTTCACCGACGGCAAGCCGAACGGTGCGCCCCAGGATGTGCTGACCGGCTTTCTTAGCCCCGAGGGACACGCTTTCGGGCGTCCGGTCGGGGTGGCGGTGGATCAGGGCGGCGGCATCCTGGTCGCCGACGATGTCGGCAATACGGTCTGGCGCATCACGCCCAGCGGCAAATAGCTGCACCGCAGCAGGGCTACAGCTTCATTGTGCGCTGGCGAACAGATGGACCGATGGTCGCGGCGCATGATGGCTTGATTGCATTTAAACAAATTTAAGGAGAAACACCATGATCAAACGTTCAGGAAGCGCTGTCTGGAGTGGCGGCATCAAGGATGGCAAAGGCAGCATTTCGACCCAGAGCGGCGTGCTCGACAATACACAATACGGTTTCAATACCCGTTTCGAAAACGGTCCGGGAACCAATCCGGAAGAATTGATCGGCGCGGCGCATGCCGGCTGCTTCACGATGGCCTTGTCGGGACAGTTGGGCGAAGCGGGCATGACGGCGCAAAAGCTGACGACCACCGCGACCGTGTCGCTGGACAAGACCGACGATGGCTTCACGATCTCGGCCGTGCATTTGAATCTGGTGGCGACCATTCCCGGCGCTAACCAGGAAGCCTTCGAAGCGGCGGTACTGCGCGCGAAAAACAATTGCCCGGTGTCGAAGCTGTTGAATGCGGCGATCACCCTCGACGCCCGCCTGGAAGAGTAAACACGGCTGTCATTCCCGCGCCAGGGCAACACCGGGCGCGGGAGTGACAGTCATGCGATGAACACGTCCGTCCTCCCCCTCGTCTTGCCTCTTCCCCCGTCGGTTCCCTGCGCTGCGCCTGCGCACCATCCTAGTGCGATTTCGCATATATAAACGTAAAAACAATCGTTCGCGAGGTGTTTGCTTGTTGGTATCATTAATTTTTGACTACCATAAAGCACCTCAATGACAATCACACATTTGAAATTGACGCCCTTGGCGGCAGCGGCGATCACCTTGCTGTGCGGCGCGGTGCAGCAGGCGCAGGCGCAGGCGCAAACCGCCAGCGCCGCGGAGGCGGCCCCCCCCACGTCATCGGTCGTCATCACCGGTTCGCGCATCGCGCGGGCAAGCGTCGAAGGGCCGTCCGCCGTGGTGGTCATCACCGGCGAGGAAATTACCAAACAAGGTTACAAGAACCTGTTCGACGCCCTCAACAACCAGGCTCAGAACAGCGGCTTCACCACGGGAGCCGATTTCGGCAATACCCACACCCCATCGGCTAACACCATCAGCCTGCGCGGCCTGGGCCCGAACCATACCCTGATCCTGCTCAACGGCCGCCGCCTGGCCGACTTCCCGACCGCGTATGAAGGCGAGGTCAACTTCACCAACCTGGCCAACATCCCGTCGAGCATCGTCGAACGGGTGGAAATCCTCAGCGGCGGCGCCTCCGCCGTGTACGGTTCCGACGCCATCGCCGGCGTGGTCAACATCATCCTCAAGAAAAAGGCCGACGGCATCGACGTCAACCTCAAGGGCGGCACCACCTCGCGCGGCGGCGGCGGCGACCGCCGCCTGCAGATCAGCGGCGGACGCAGCTTCGAGAAGCTCAACACCGTGTTCAGCCTGGAGGTGCTCGACCGCGAGCCGCTGTGGAGCAACCAGCGCGACTTCATGGCCGTACGCGAGGGCACGCCGACCAATGCCTTGTCGCGCAAGAACGTCAACACCGGCAACTACGTCGACCTGGGCGACGCCTGCAATGCGCTCGGCGACCTGTTCGGCGGCAGCGAATTCAAATACACGGCGAAAAAAGGCACTTACTGCGCCAGCAACAAGGTCAGCCCGACCTACTGGACCACCCAGACCAAGAACCGCAGCACCAATCTGTTCGGCAGCGCCAACTATGCGCTGTCGCCGTCGACCGAGCTGTTCGCCGAATTCCTGCTCGGCCAAAACAAGACCGCCAACAACACGCGCGGCCCGGCCTGGACCTCGGCCTCGACCGGCAACGGCTATTTCTTCAACAAGAACAGCGGCGTGTACGAAACCTGGACCAAATACATCTCGCCCGAGGAAATGGGCGGCGTGCAGCGCTACAACCGCACCTGGGACGACCAGGCCAGCTCGCTCTCCCTGGGCGCCAAGGGCGACATTCCGGGCACCAGCTGGCGCTATGAAGCCGGCTACAGCGCCTCGTTCTACAAGAGCGAAGGCCATGTGCAGCGCGCGCTGGCCAATATCGACAGCTTTTTCCTGGGGCCGAAACTGGGCACCGATACGGACGGCGTCGCCATTTACGCGCCGAATCAGGCGCGCCTGACCCAGCGCCTCACTCCCGAGCAATTCAACAGCATCACCGGCCAGGCCGACAGCGACGACAGCTCGCGCAACCAGACCCTGAGCCTGGTCGCGACCGGCGAACTGTTCACCTTGCCGGCCGGGCCGGTCAAGCTGGCGACCATCGCCGAAGCCGGCCACCAGCGCTTCGTCAACAAGCCGGACCAGCGCTACGGCGAAGGCGCGTTCAACATCGTATCGAGCAGCGATATCACGACAGGCTCGCGCCGCCGCTACGCCTTGGGCGTGGAAGCGAGCGTGCCGCTGCTCAAGGATTTGAACTCGACCCTGGCCGGCCGCTACGACCGCTACAATTTTGCCGGCCGCAACGAAGGCAAGCTGACCTACAACGCCGGCGTCGAATGGCGTCCGCTCAAGCCGCTGCTGGTGCGCGGCAACTACGCCACCAGCTTCCGCGCTCCCGACATGAATTACATCTTCAAGGCGCGCGGCACCGGTTATTACTCGTCGACCACCGACTATTACCGTTGCGCCCAGGCCGGCCAAAGCATCGATACCTGCGAATTCGCCAACGTTTCGCCGGGCAACGACTACATCCAGACCGGCAGCAAGGATTTGCGCTCGGAAAAAGGCAAATCCTACGGGCTGGGCGCGGTATGGTCGCCCAGCGCCGACTTCGACGTCTCGGTCGACTACTGGAACGTCAAGATCGACGACCTGGTCACCAATCTGAGCGCCGACGTCTTGCTGCGCAAGGAATCGGACTGCCGCATCGCCGGGGACTTGAGTTCGCCGACCTGCGTCGACGCCATCAACCGCATCGGGCGCTATGCGAAAACGGCGCTCAACAAGCCGGGCGAGATCCGCGAAATCCGGGTCAATCCGATCAACGCCGCTTACCAAGATGCCGACGGGATCGACCTGAGCGCGCGCTATGTGCTGCGCAGCGCCGACTGGGGCAAGTTCACACTCAAGGGCAATTACTCGAAGTCCTTCAGCAAGAACTCGCGCCAGTTCGCGGGCGACGTGCTCAAGGATGAGCTGGACGACCTCTCCAACCAGGATTGGCGCGACAAGCTCAATGCCAGCTTGAACTGGAACGTGGGCAACTGGTCGAACACCGTGTTCGCCCAGCGCTACGGCAAGGTGCCGAACGCCGCGCAGACGGCCTTCCTGTCGCCCACCCCCCTGGTCAACCTGTCGAGCGTGTACACGGTCAGCGAGCGCGCCACGGTATCGGTGGCGGTCAATAACGTCAACAACCGCATCAAGCGCGACACCACGGGCGGCTGGCCGAACTACCCGGTCGGCAACTACAGCCCGGTCGGACGCCAGATCTGGCTGGAGCTCAACTACCACTTCGGTTCCTGAGCGCGGCCGGCAGAGAATCGGTGGAGCGCTTAAAATCGTGGCTTGATTTGATTACCAAGGACTACGATGCGCATTTTGCACACCATGTTACGGGTCGGCGACCTGCAGCGCTCGATCGATTTCTATACCAGGGTGCTGGGCATGACCCTGCTGCGCACCAGCGAGAACGCCGAGTACAAGTACACCCTGGCGTTCGTCGGCTACGGCAGCAATCCGGAGCATGCGGAACTGGAACTGACCTATAACTGGGGCGTGGACAAGTACGAGCTGGGCAGCGCCTACGGCCACCTGGCCATTTCGGCCGACGACATCGTGGCCGCTTGCGATGCGGCGCGCGCGAATGGCGGCAACGTCACGCGCGAGCCGGGCCCGGTCAAGGGTGGCAGCACGGTGATTGCGTTCGTGACCGATCCGGACGGCTACAAGATCGAACTCATCGAGCGCAAGGATGGCGTGCGCGCGAACGGCTTGAACGAGTAAGGCGGCCGCGCGCCGCGCAGGTTCACGAAAAACGCCTCGCACGAGGCGTTTTTCACTGGCGCGCCGGCCTAGGCGGCAGGCGGCGTTGCGATCATGGGAATACGCACCGTGACCGTGGTGCCTTCCAGTTCGGTCGAGCTCACCCGGATGGTTCCGCCATGGGCCAGTACGATTTCATGCGTGATGTAGAGGCCGAGGCCCAGATTGCTGGTCTGGCTGGTGCTGCGTTCGCTGCTGCTCTTCATGGCAAAGCTCTTGCCGGGATCGAACATGGTCCTGAGCTTGCTCGCAGAGATGATCTCGCCTTCGTTCTGGACCACCATCACCACCTCCGGGCCCTGGCGGCTGAGAGTCACCCAGACCGGACTCGTCGCCGATCCGTGCTGTACCGCGTTCGCCATCAGGTTCGACAGGGCCTGGCTCATGCGGGCGCGGTCCCATGCAACGGTGATGCCATCCTCGATGTCGACCTTGAATTCCCGCTCCGGATGAAACAGCTTCATCTCCTGAACGACCGACCGGCTTTCTATCGATACATCGTAGTCGGCCAAGGTGACCGGAATGCCGCTTCCCAGGTGGCTGGTGGAATAATCGAGGAGATCGGAAACAATCTCCGTCACCCGTTGCGTGCTGCGCAAGACCTGCGCTGCCACCGACACGTGCCGCGCAGGCAAGGTGGTGTCTTGCAGGATCATCTGGGTTCCCATGCTGATCGCCCCCAGCGGATTGCGCACGTCGTGCCCCAGGATGGCCAGGAACACGTTCTGGGAATCGCGCAGCATGGCGGAAAACTGGGCCAGGGATTCGGTCAAGGATTGATCGATCGCCTCGTTAAAGCGCAGCATGTCCTGAAGATCGGATTCATCGGCTGTCTTGACCCGATTTTGCCAGAGCCTGAGCACGCTGGCGCGCAAGGCGCGAAATTCCGCCATCAATTCCTCGACCGTAAAACCGGCGTTCACCCGGTCGGCGGCATGGGCCTCGGCCGCCGTTTCGTCGGCCGAGTCGGGCCCGTTCCCCTTGGATTTTTCAATGCCCGCCTCGACGCTCTGGTAGGTATCGAGGTCAAGGCAAATCGCTCCGAGGATGGCTTTCGCGTGATCGCGCAGCTGCGCTTTGGTGGAAGACTTCAGCGGATGCAAGGTGCCGGCGAAATCCTCCCACTCCTGCAAGATCACTTCGATATGTTCACTGATGAATTTAGAAAGGCGCATGACATCCTGATAAGGCGAAAGAGAGCATTCTCGATTGACTGAACCGTTTTGGCTATCCGATCCACATCGACACAGTCTACGCTTGTTTCGATGCTGACCGTACTGCACCGCTCATACCGGCAAGCGGCGCGGCCGATGGCTCAGCCGCAATTAGCTCCCACCGCAGTACAGGAAGGGGTAACATGGCCGAAAGTGCAACGAAGGGGAGAGCCGATGAGTGCCGAGTTAGTGTTCGAAAGTAGACTGAGCTACCACGTGATGCGCCAGGAGGGAACCGTCGAGCTCGATCCTGTGATTACACTGCAGCTGGAGCTGACGGGCGGCCCCAAGATCTACGCCTCCGATTCCTTCATGATCAACCATGCCGCCTGGAGCATGACGATCCAACGCCACAAGCCGGGCATCCTCCTTCCCACCGAACCGCCCGGCTGGGTCAATTACACGGCGAGCGCAGGCAAATCGCAATGCGTGATCGACATCCATCAGTCGAGCGAGCGCTTTACCTCCTTGCTGGACATGTTCAAGGGCGGGCACGCATCCGAAATCACCGTCGTCGTCGAGGGCTTGGCCGACTCGGCGGACTACAGCAAAAAATGGGATACGGCGGCGCTGGAGAGGATGCCGGTCCAGTCCATCCGTTTCGAGTTTCCGCTGCCGCAGAGCGAGGCTTGAGGAGGCGCGCGCCGGGCGCACGCCGACCGGCGCAAGCGGCACGCCGGTCCGCAGCAGCTCAGTCCCAGCGGTCGAGCTGGTATTCGCTGGCCTGGCCGTTGGATGTCACGCGCACGCGCACCTGATACTGGTCGCCCTTGGCCAGTCCGAGACCTGCCACGTTATCGTCGCCGAACCCGGCCAGGCTATTGGCCTGGCTGTACGCTTCAATCGTCGACCTGAAGCCATGCAGCGCACCTTGAATAAATGATGGAAACAGCCCGGAGCCGGTGTCCTTGCCCAGGTCGCGCGCCCCCTTGAGCACGAAGATGAGGCGTTCACCGTGCTGGGGATACTGCCCTCCGGCCCATGCGCAGGGCAGCAAAGTAATGGCCGTGACTTCATAAAAACTGCCGCTCAGATTGAATTCGCTGGGCAAGGAACCGGACGGGTAGAGGTACCAGGCGACCGGATTGCGCCGCTCTTCCCGGTCCCATTGCAAAATTGGCCGGGCGTCGGCATGCACCGCCGTGGTAAAGGCCAGGAAGCTGCTTCGTCCGGCGGGCGCGGCCATTTCGATGGTGTCGGCGGACGGCAACACCGTGCGCCGGAATTTGTCGAGCGTCATGAGCGTCGCCGGTGGCGTCATCGAACTGGCCGGCGTACTTGCCTGTTTCGGCTTGACACTGG
Protein-coding regions in this window:
- the gloA gene encoding lactoylglutathione lyase; this encodes MRILHTMLRVGDLQRSIDFYTRVLGMTLLRTSENAEYKYTLAFVGYGSNPEHAELELTYNWGVDKYELGSAYGHLAISADDIVAACDAARANGGNVTREPGPVKGGSTVIAFVTDPDGYKIELIERKDGVRANGLNE
- a CDS encoding sensor histidine kinase; protein product: MRLSKFISEHIEVILQEWEDFAGTLHPLKSSTKAQLRDHAKAILGAICLDLDTYQSVEAGIEKSKGNGPDSADETAAEAHAADRVNAGFTVEELMAEFRALRASVLRLWQNRVKTADESDLQDMLRFNEAIDQSLTESLAQFSAMLRDSQNVFLAILGHDVRNPLGAISMGTQMILQDTTLPARHVSVAAQVLRSTQRVTEIVSDLLDYSTSHLGSGIPVTLADYDVSIESRSVVQEMKLFHPEREFKVDIEDGITVAWDRARMSQALSNLMANAVQHGSATSPVWVTLSRQGPEVVMVVQNEGEIISASKLRTMFDPGKSFAMKSSSERSTSQTSNLGLGLYITHEIVLAHGGTIRVSSTELEGTTVTVRIPMIATPPAA